Proteins encoded together in one Agromyces sp. 3263 window:
- a CDS encoding response regulator transcription factor, translating to MTDAARRPLRIVLAEDSVLLREGLVRLFDEAGFETVGSFGDADALLAEIDAIGPDVAVLDVRMPPTFRDEGVRAAIEIRRRHPKLGVLLLSQYVEGTYAHELLSSGEGGMGYLLKDRVASLDELEDAVQRVSEGGTVLDPQVVRELLSRRSDPLESLTPREREVMALMAEGRTNAGIATQLFIGVGAVEKNVTSIFQKLGLEDSGSDHRRVLAVLTWLQR from the coding sequence ATGACGGATGCCGCCCGCCGCCCATTGCGCATCGTGCTCGCCGAGGACTCCGTGCTGCTGCGCGAGGGCCTCGTGCGGCTCTTCGACGAGGCCGGGTTCGAGACGGTCGGCTCGTTCGGCGACGCCGACGCCCTGCTCGCGGAGATCGACGCGATCGGGCCCGACGTCGCCGTGCTCGACGTGCGGATGCCGCCCACGTTCCGCGACGAGGGCGTGCGGGCTGCGATCGAGATTCGCCGGCGGCATCCGAAGCTCGGCGTGCTGCTGCTCAGCCAGTACGTCGAGGGCACCTATGCGCACGAGCTGCTGTCGTCGGGCGAGGGCGGCATGGGCTATCTGCTGAAAGACCGGGTGGCGTCGCTCGACGAGCTGGAGGACGCGGTGCAACGCGTCAGCGAGGGCGGCACGGTGCTCGACCCGCAGGTGGTGCGCGAGCTCCTGTCGCGTCGCAGCGACCCGCTCGAGTCGCTCACCCCCCGTGAGCGCGAGGTCATGGCGCTCATGGCCGAGGGGCGCACGAACGCCGGCATCGCCACGCAGTTGTTCATCGGCGTGGGCGCCGTGGAGAAGAACGTGACGTCGATCTTCCAGAAGCTGGGACTCGAGGACTCGGGCAGCGACCACCGCCGGGTGCTCGCCGTGCTCACCTGGCTGCAACGCTAG
- a CDS encoding sensor domain-containing protein, whose product MSTETMTTMTTTTSSTTPAAPTAPDAASERRGYGALWASVPREFGFLILTMPIAIIGLSVLATVFFTGVGLVTVFVGIFLMIAGFFIARGFGTLELIRLRWAGRPEIRRPNWARDGREEGFWRSAFAPFIDGHYWLYLLHTLVINPIVSVVTWSITIAWTSVALAGTTGWIWQGYIPDGDRTFWLNEWLVDRIFPGNDFTYDLVAGERILEVVLGLAFLATLPFVFRGLTLLHDVIARGVLGAWRSEALEVEVAQLAASRGAAVQAEDASLRRLERDIHDGPQQRLVRLQMDLATIERRLEHDPESAKVLVGEARDQAREALDELRALSRGFAPPILQDRGLAAGLESLASRSPVSVIVEVELADAALPAPIERNAYFIAAELLTNAAKHAEATAIRLRVTTRDEGIAGRWIDIWVTDNGRGGATATPGHGLAGLDERVRGLRGMLVLDSPVGGPTTIGAHVPYVPLAASGIEAGTTPGVV is encoded by the coding sequence ATGAGCACTGAGACGATGACCACGATGACGACCACGACGAGCAGCACGACCCCCGCTGCGCCGACGGCTCCGGATGCCGCGTCCGAGCGCCGCGGCTATGGTGCCCTCTGGGCATCCGTGCCCCGCGAGTTCGGGTTCCTCATCCTCACCATGCCGATCGCGATCATCGGGCTCAGCGTGCTGGCGACCGTGTTCTTCACGGGCGTCGGCCTCGTGACGGTGTTCGTCGGCATCTTCCTCATGATCGCGGGGTTCTTCATCGCCCGCGGGTTCGGCACGCTCGAGCTCATCCGACTGCGCTGGGCAGGACGCCCCGAGATCCGCCGGCCGAACTGGGCCCGCGACGGTCGTGAGGAGGGCTTCTGGCGCAGCGCGTTCGCGCCGTTCATCGACGGCCACTACTGGCTGTACCTGCTGCACACGCTCGTCATCAACCCCATCGTGAGCGTCGTCACGTGGAGCATCACCATCGCGTGGACCTCGGTCGCGCTGGCGGGCACGACCGGCTGGATCTGGCAGGGGTACATTCCCGACGGCGACCGCACGTTCTGGCTGAACGAGTGGCTGGTCGACCGGATCTTCCCCGGCAACGACTTCACCTACGACCTCGTCGCCGGCGAGCGCATCCTGGAGGTCGTCCTCGGCCTCGCCTTCCTCGCGACCCTGCCGTTCGTGTTCCGCGGCCTCACGCTGCTGCACGACGTCATCGCCCGGGGCGTACTCGGGGCCTGGCGCTCCGAGGCGCTCGAGGTCGAGGTCGCCCAGCTCGCCGCCTCCCGCGGCGCCGCGGTGCAGGCCGAGGATGCCTCGCTCCGCCGCCTCGAGCGCGACATCCACGACGGCCCCCAGCAGCGGCTCGTGCGCCTGCAGATGGACCTCGCGACGATCGAACGCCGCCTCGAGCACGACCCCGAGTCGGCGAAGGTCCTCGTCGGCGAGGCCCGCGACCAGGCCCGCGAGGCGCTCGACGAACTGCGCGCCCTCTCACGCGGCTTCGCGCCGCCGATCCTGCAGGACCGCGGACTCGCCGCCGGGCTCGAGTCGCTGGCCTCGCGCAGCCCCGTATCGGTCATCGTCGAGGTCGAACTCGCCGACGCCGCCCTGCCCGCTCCCATCGAACGCAACGCGTACTTCATCGCCGCCGAGCTGCTGACCAACGCGGCGAAGCATGCCGAGGCGACGGCCATCCGCCTGCGGGTCACGACCCGCGACGAGGGGATCGCCGGTCGCTGGATCGACATCTGGGTGACCGACAACGGTCGGGGCGGCGCCACGGCGACGCCGGGGCACGGCCTCGCCGGGCTCGATGAGCGCGTGCGCGGTCTCCGCGGCATGCTCGTGCTCGACAGCCCCGTGGGCGGGCCGACCACGATCGGAGCGCACGTGCCGTACGTGCCGCTCGCGGCATCCGGAATCGAGGCGGGCACGACCCCCGGCGTGGTCTGA
- a CDS encoding DNA starvation/stationary phase protection protein, whose product MTDTKTAPKSTKTGDHADVAAGVAQYLTPVVHELVALVVNGKQAHWHVRGVNFIAVHELIDDVVAHAQEWADLAAERVVALGLPIDGRLATVASKSGAANPKLGFQPYEEAISDVVAQIDLAIEKVNAAIEGLDELDPASQDVVIEIRRGLDKDRWFLFSHIAVK is encoded by the coding sequence ATGACCGACACGAAGACCGCACCGAAGAGCACGAAGACCGGAGACCACGCCGACGTCGCGGCGGGCGTCGCGCAGTACCTCACGCCCGTCGTCCACGAACTCGTCGCGCTCGTCGTCAACGGAAAGCAGGCGCACTGGCATGTGCGCGGCGTGAACTTCATCGCCGTGCACGAGCTCATCGACGACGTCGTGGCGCACGCCCAGGAGTGGGCCGACCTCGCCGCCGAGCGGGTCGTCGCGCTCGGCCTGCCGATCGACGGGCGCCTCGCCACCGTCGCCTCGAAGAGCGGCGCGGCGAACCCGAAGCTGGGCTTCCAGCCGTACGAGGAGGCCATCTCCGACGTGGTCGCGCAGATCGACCTCGCGATCGAGAAGGTGAACGCCGCGATCGAAGGGCTCGACGAGCTCGACCCCGCGAGCCAGGACGTCGTCATCGAGATCCGCCGCGGCCTCGACAAGGACCGCTGGTTCCTCTTCTCCCACATCGCCGTCAAGTAG